TATTTTGGTGACTTTGACTTTTGCCCTGGCCTTTCTCAGTCCTCCTCAGACtgatgggggcggggggcgggggggagctcCAGAAAGCCATGGGTTTTTATGCTCTATCACAAAAGGACGAATCTCAAAGCATCCGATGCAGTGCCTCCTGGCATATATAGTAAGCCCTCAATGAACACTCCTACAATGAAGGAATAGCTGAATGCATACATGCTATGGCTGAAATTATTTATTGTGTGAGCATGATAGGGAAGGGCTTTTGTATCATGCTATGCTTGCAAgaacacacatgtggaagtcagtggATAACtttgtagagtttctctcctttcatcttGATGACATGGGAACCAGGAAtcgaactcgggtcatcaggtttGCATGGCAAATGTCtctactgctgaaccatctcactggcctcaTAATGTCTCCCCTTTAACTTTTAGAAGAGCGACTATGATCACGCTGCTCTGAGCGCGCCATTCAGAGTTTGAGCTGCTGATGCGGCAGTTTTCAAGTTTGTGTGATGCCCGAAGCTAAGGGAAAAAAACTCTGAAGAAATTCAGTTACAATGTCAACTGAGAGTGTCGGAACCTGGCAGAGATGGGGTTGGCCGTGGACCCCAACAGGGCGGTTCCCCTCCGTAAGAGGAAGGTAAAGGCCATGGAGGTAGACACGGAGGAGAGACCCAAGGATCTTGTACGGAAGCCCTGTGTGGTAaaggacctggaggcagaagccagcctcccagagaagaaaggaagtacCTTGTCTCTGGACCTCCTTATTGACTATGTTCATTATATGGTGGAGAATCATGAGGAGGACGATAAGGCCATGGCCCGGGATAAGAAGAATTACTATCAAGAAACCCCAAAACGGATTCCGAATAAGGTTGATGTGTATAAGCCCTTTTACCCAATGGAATGCCAAGCCTTTATCGATGATTCTTTGCAGAATAAGAAGATGGGGGTAGACTGAATGGTACACATCCCCAGACCTAAGTCTGCTAGACCAACGAATCCAAACCCAGGCAAGGGATGTATAGTTTCAGATGATGCTGGCAAAGTCCTATGTGTTGAGAAAgaggcccggcagtggtggcacacacctttaatcccagcacttgggaggcagagacaggcagatttctgagttcgaggctagcctggtctacagagtgagttccaggacagccaaggttatacagagaaaccctgtctcgaaaaaccaaaaaataaaataaaataaaaaattaaaaattagagagagagagagggagagagaagaatatGTTCTGGTGGGTGCcagcccatgccaaggcatcccttccccctgggAGACCAGTCACACACTGGTatagtataaaatagagtttatttggggcatggggaggggaattaagagagtagtagaagcagagaaaggcagagaaaaggagagagtagagaagtggaGGTGGGCCATGACcatgtgtgggggggaggggagcaaggGGGGCAAGAtgtaagagagagaggcaagagacaaagagaggcaacgagagaggggaggggacaagCATCCACTTTTATAGGGCCAGGCCTACCTTGCTATTGCCAATTATCtttgggggtggagtccagacagaataccaacactaTGGAGTCAGTTTTTACATGcacactgtttctgtctctctgcccaaccccctccttccttctggagaaggaattctgttttctttttgttttttgagagagagagcatctttcTAATAGCCTTAGCTattctagaactctctctgtagaccagcttggtcttgaactcacagagatccacctgactctgcctcccaagtgctgggactaaaggcatgcgccaccaccacctggagaAGGAACTCTGTTGAGGCCATGGTTTATGTTCTGTTGGGAGCTTATAGAAAGCCAGGGCCTGCTGTTCTGTGTTCAGAAGTGATGCTCTATTTCAATATGTTCTGTATGAGATATAAGAGTatttcacctgtgtgtgtgtgtgtgggggggggggcttttagGCTATCTTCACAGACTGGAATGTTCCCTCAAACTGTAACATGGCTggtctttttgcctttttctagtCCCCATTCTTATTAGTATTTTATGAGGACTTCTTGTTaaaagtgcatatgtgtgtgtgtgtgtaaaagtatatatgtgtgtcattTATGGACACTGGAGGACAACCTTGAATGCCTTCTTTAGGAATGTCATttatgtcttttgagacagggtttctcattagTTTGCAGCTCATCAGAGAGTCCAGGAATGAATGAATTCCCCTGCATTCTTGTCCCCACAGCTGGAATTATGATCATAtactaccatgtctggcttttatgATGGCACTGGGTATCTTTTATGAGGGCATTGGGAATTAAGTTCAGGCCCCTATTTTTGCAGAGAAAATCCTCTATCAACAGAGCCATTGTCCAGatggcatagtggcacatactttcgttcccagcactggggaggcagaagcagtaggatctctgtgagtttgaggccaacctgttctacacagggagttctaggccagctacaTACATAGCTACCTTGTTCCAGAAGGGGAACAAAGgtggaacaaaaacaaaacaaccaaccaaataatagaaacccaaacaaccaaacaaaaactaaacagatctGGGGACTTTGGGGCACGCATTTCAACAGTTGGCATCCCTATCCTTTCCATTTCCCTGCATTATTTCCTTTGTCACACCATCCCTTGGAATTATCTGGGAACTTTGTTCTTGCCTCCGTTTAACTGGAAGCTTAATGACATCGCTTTTTCTGTTCTCTCCCATCTTCATTGCTTAGAACAGTGTCTGGCTcatggcacacatgcatgcttccTGCACAGAAAATTTTAGTATGTAtacaatcaaataaataaataaataaataaataagcaagcaagccttTTGAGACGTCAGACAGTTGAAGAGTTGGTAGGCTTGCGCATCACTGAAGTACTTGTGCCTATCAAAGCTTTAGAACAGGCCAgatagcacaggcctttaattctgGCTACCCTgaaagctacagagtgagttcaagaccagcccggGTAACTTAATGAGACCCTACctgaaaattaaaaatcagaaagagGGCAGGGCTATGGCTCAGTGGAAAGGCACTTGCCTGCTAGGTCTCCTGTACTGTAGGTATGAGATGTCTTAGGGCTAGGGAGATAATGAAGGAGCACAtaacccagaacccacataaaaagcatgacatggggtggggcagtggaagcacacacctttagtcctggcactcacaggagacagaggtaggtggatgtctgtgagtttgaggctagcctggtctatacagagagttccaggacacccggGACTATACCCAGAAACCTACcttgaaaacacaacacaacaaaacaaaacacaaaagcatgACTTATGTGTGTCTGCTTGTAATCCTCAGCAccggagagacagagacagcagtgAGCCTTGGGACTCACTCACCAGACTGCCTAGCTGAATCTCTAAGGACCAGTCCCAGGAAGAAaacctactttaaaaaataagataggTAGCTATCCTGAGGAACAAGAGCtgaagctgacctctggcttctatatGCACCCCTGCACATAAACTatggagtgcacacacacacattcacaaatgaaaaaaataaaaatggaaggaCATGACCCCTTCTAGGTATGTTagagaaagtttattgtagataaaagggaggggcagagacatctgggagagttCAGAGGTGGGTAGCCTGGGCCAGGAGACTGGCCAAGAGAGTAAAGGTGGACCAAAAAGGATTGGTAACCAAAACAGCTGGATTATATGGGCAGAAGAGCAGCTGGAGGAAGGGCAACCCAGCCTCGAGGTTGGAGTTTAGGGTAGGGGCAGGGGTATGCCAACCATATCAcataacaggtagggactgaaagATGCAGGCAGAACATGGTGGCCACTGTCTGCTTTGATACATTAATGAGCGCCTCAGCCATTTGTTCTGGGTTTGAGACCTAACAGTGCACccgtgtacacacatgtacatgtatgtacacaaacAGGAATGAAGACAACTGCAAAGAAGACATTCCTAAGACAttaggaaaaagaaatatatagaaataaaaattggcTTCATCTATCACAGTAACTTTATTCTGGTTATAAAAAAGAAGGTTTTTAGAGCATTTACTTATGTCCCAGTTAGATAGGTAGTCTCGTTTCTCCTGTTGAGTTTTCTTTCTTGTCATCTCTGATAACCTGACCTCTGGGACTCTTAATCCATCAGAGAAGATATAATACTGTTAAATCTCAAAAGGATCTCTAGAGGCCATGGGTGCAGGGCATGGCAGCCTTCCAAGGCCATAGAGGACCCATCTACCTCTGGCAATCATTCCAGAGACttttctggctactataaaacATTCCAGAAGCACATGGCTTCTTTTTAATAGATCCAAAGAGGAGACACCAGTGCTGCACGTGACAAATGCGAGCCCGGCTCATCTGTCTCCctttcatgatttcttttctaCTGGGTTCAGCAGGGCCTGCTGACTGACGGCCTTGATTCCACGTCCTGCTCCCAAGTCTACAGAAGAACAAATCGTAGCTTCTTCCTTAAGTCCTGCCTCCCATGGCCAGCCGCCCTGtctttgagttttaaaaactGGCCTCAGCTTTTCACTGTTCTCAAGGCATTTAAACAAAGCTGTAGGCAATATAGTCGAATGGACTTTAGTATTTCTCCCTGTGGATGTTTGCTATCCTCGAGTCTTTTGTTTcctggtatttcttttttttcttggctagCCAGTAGTTTTGTACGGGGGTTTGTTTTGGAACCTGAATTTTGTTGTATactgctggctggcctggaactgtgtATGCCTCAAACAAGTCTGCCTTTGCACTCAGGAACTGGGACTAGGAGTTTGGGTTATCTTGCTGTCTCTCTGAAGGCTTTAATATCACTAACATTTCTGTTTCTTAAAGTTCTAGTCAGTGTTGGAAGAGAATTTTAAAGTATGATCTCATTTAACCTTCAAAGCAACACAGCAAAGTACAGGTCATGGGCAATGAAAATATTCCCTGCAGACACAAAGAGCGAAGGTCTCTGGCCTTTGGTTGCCATTCCTGTTTTCAGTCGGGGAGTTCCCAGTTTGTCTCATTTCAAAGCCTGAGCTTGTTTCTACACACCTGGCTGAACTTTGAGAAGGCAGTCTTTAGGGACAGTATGATGTGGATGTCCTAAGTTAAGAAAGAAGGGAGTtctgtcatttttgtttgtttgtttgtttgtttgttcactgTTGACTAAACCTCAACCAGTCCCAAGTAGCTTAAGCTGGCCTTAACTGCTCCTACTGCCTCCACCTTCCGGGTACACCACAACTCCAgggttatgtggtgctggggctgGAGCACCGGACTTAGtgtggtaggcaagcactctgagaCACATCCTCACTCCGATTGCTTCTGAAAAACGCCTTTCCAGAATGGTAAATGGTGGAAAAGAGAGGGGTAGTGTAGGCGCTCTAAGGGGATGGCAAGGTCTGATGACCCAGTCCCCTTGTGTCTGGAAGGCTGATAGGCCACTCCTGGGCCCGCGGGCCGCAGTCTGTTTAACCGGTTTCTGTAGTCCCGGAAAGGCGTGTCCCAGTAGTGCCCCAGGCGCGCGCGTTCTGGGCAGGTCCGCCCTGGGGCGGGTATATGCACAGCCCACACCTCGAGAGCTTTCCAGGATCGGGACAGGTGGGCTGGGAACTCGGGTGTGCATTGGATCTCCCACAGCGGACGCTCAAGCATGCTGAACTGTGCCCCTTCACTTGCCCGCCAAGGTTCTTAGATGGGCCTTGACCCCGAATGCAAACAGTAGGGCTTTCTGATTGGCTTAGAGTACAAACGCAGGCGAGCACCGCCAGAGACCCGCTCTTCTATTGGGTTTTACACGAACTGCAGAGCACGAAATAAAGAGGCCTTCAGTCATTGGGCCATTGTGTGAGTCTCCTTTTGGCTTCTCTGCCGACTGAATTAGCGTCCCAGGATTTTCGTCATGACTCTTAAATCTGGGCTTGTCAATTCGGCCCAGCGTTCCCAGTCTCTAGGAACAGCATGGGACTTTCAGAGTTTAGCCAATCACATAACGTTGAGATCAGGTTGCCAGGCAGATTATGCTAATAAGACCCCGCCTTTTATGCTGCTCCCACTCTGCGGCGGGAAGAACCACCTGGAGGCGGCGGGGGGGTTTGATTTCCATCACCCCTAGGGAGAGAGGATCCGGGACCCGCTGATCTTCCAGCTCCCCTCACCCAACGTCGTGTAAGTACCTAAAGGATTAAGGGAACCGGATAAACCGGGGTCCAGAGGATCCCATCGCCTGGGAGAGTGTTTCGTCTTTGCTTAGTCCCACCCAAAATGGCGCCCAGCTCTTTCTGCGTCTCAGCGCCCGGCCGGGGCCAACCGACCGCGGACCCGGGTGGGGGGGGAACTGATGGTAGTGGTGGGGGGAGCAATCCCGGCGGCACCGCCCGATGGTACAGTCCAGCCGGGGCTGGGACGAGGCACCTCGCTCGGGGTGGGGGGTCAAACCATCTGCACCTTCTACGCGGAGAGGGGAGAGTCCCCTTCGGGAAGCCGTCCGGGCCCCGCGTCCAGCGTGGGCTTCGGCGCCGCCCGCCTCGACTCCCCGGCGCGCCGCCTGCCCCGTGCCCCCCGAACGGCTCGCCTGCCCGGCCGGCCGTGcgctcctctctcccctcccgcGTTGGTTGGGCCGGGACGGCGGTTGGGCTGCCTGCGCGCCGGGCGGCGGTTGGGCGGGCGGGTGTCGGCCGGCCGGACCCGTGCGGGGGGTGGTGGCGCGCGCGGCCGTGGGTTCTCGTGCGGGTATCCCGGCCCGCGATTCCCAGCCACCCCGCCCGCAGAGGTGTGGGGATCGCCCCTGCGGGTCGGTCTGCAAACGCGATGGCGGGCTGGGTAGGGCGGAGGCCGAGGACCAAGAAAACTGGCGAGCGAGGCGGGTCTCTTAGGAGTCGGGCTCTCATTGAGCTAACGCTAAAACTAGGAAAGTCTGTAGCCAGGTTGAATTGGTACTAGGAAAAATGGCATAGTTGCGATCTGCCTTCCCGGTGTACGAAGGCTACTAAATTCGGGTGCCATTAATTTTAGCCTTGTTAGATGGATTAGTTGGATTTCAAccgatatatatgtgtgtgtacacttaaGCCAGAGAGTAGGGGGTGGTTTTGTGGTGTCATTGATGAAATCCACCCAGCTAAAAATCCCATACCCTGAATTCTTAAGAGCCTGCCTGCACATCTTTCACTAATCTTGTGTTTAAGGGCAAATGTATCTACTTTTCATTAAAGCAAAAGGTACTCTTGATTAGCCTCGCTTTCTGACCTGTTCGCGCCACTGCAGCAGTAAGGTCTTTGTGGGCCCGAGGGTGTGCGGCATTACATTGTATTCTTTTGTACCCATCGCCTCCGCTGGGGCCACCACAATACCTTCTGCACCCATGAACTGTACTTATTTGTTGCTCTAGGACTGAAAAAACGAAATCGGGATTGGTTGGGGGCAAAGTAACATACAATGTTTGCGTCATCTAGTATATTTAGTAACTTCACTGGGTTTACTTTTTACAAAATGAGGCGAAATTGACACAAAATGAACTATTTTCAGGAGAACGACTTCCTCTGTCATTTAGTaggtttacatttttattatggatca
This portion of the Mus musculus strain C57BL/6J chromosome 9, GRCm38.p6 C57BL/6J genome encodes:
- the Gm7244 gene encoding uncharacterized protein LOC638580 isoform X1; protein product: MGLAVDPNRAVPLRKRKVKAMEVDTEERPKDLVRKPCVVKDLEAEASLPEKKGSTLSLDLLIDYVHYMVENHEEDDKAMARDKKNYYQETPKRIPNKVDVYKPFYPMECQAFIDDSLQNKKMGVD